The DNA region TCACCAAGAAATACCAACCATTCCATCACCGCTCGACAGAACAGACTAAACCGTTCAAGGTTGTCGGGATAATCAGCCCCCCCTTCCTGGTACAGCCCAGCACGGTCGAATGACGCATCATGCGATATCGCGAATATCCGCAGCCGCCCCGCCCCGGCCGGCTGTGATTCTCCTCCCGCCGAGATCTCATGAATGCCGACTTTCGCCATCCCCGAAACCGTCGGCACCACAAGCCGCGCAACTTCCTTTCGGTGAGATGCAGCCGCCAACAGCTGTCGGTATCCGGGGATCAGGAGGTTGACATCGTGCCCCAAGCGACAGAATTCCACCGCCAGGGCGCCAACGACATCTGCTAGCCCGCCGGTCTTGGCAAAAGGCACAGCCTCTGAGGATGCCATGCAAACATTGAGAGGAGAGAGTTGGACTTTGCTCATATTCGATAAAGGAGAGGGTCTTAGCGAGGCAACGATTCCAATCGTGTTTTGAATTGCTCCTCGTATTTCCAGGTCTTACCAACGGCGTGGATTTTTTCAGTCGTCATCGGCTCGTAATAGACGAGGGCCTCTTCGAGAAAAACAAGGTACATGCCTGGATCGGCATAAGCCAGAAATAGCGCATCGCCCGCTTCCAATCCGGTTTCCCATCCCTGTGGAGCCTCTCCCAATGACAGCCGCGCCTGCGGGATTAATCGCCCATCCTTCATCCCGAAAAAGTGAGTGAACTGATGATGCATGTAGGTCGGCTGACCCCACGTTTCCACAAACGCCTTCGGCGTAATCTGTCGAACACGAAAATCCTTCTGTTCGACGAAGCGCTTTTGCTCGGCAAGCGGCGGCATCGCTGTGCAGGATGAGAGTAGGAGCCCCACCAGCAGACACCATGACCACAGCCCATGGGCACCGCTATAAGCCTTCGCCCCTCGAATCTCCGCCGAGAGATACCTGCTCATCTGCCTTCCTCCAGTTAGAGTAATCGACGAGACTTCGGCGCCTCGACTTTCACCGGCTGACAGATGTCGCACTGACAATGCCGGCGCAGAAACGCGTAGGAGTAGATCCCCGTATCGTGCCCATCGCTCCAGGTGAATTGGAATGCATACCGGCCCACAGGCTGCACGTCCTGCAGCATGATCAGCAATGGCACATCGTCCGGCTTCAATCGAAGTTCGCCGGTCCACTCGTCGGTGCAGGCGGCGCACGGACAAT from Nitrospiraceae bacterium includes:
- a CDS encoding DUF971 domain-containing protein codes for the protein MTEAVLEPIDMEWVEKGVLSITWSDGHKARYPVRYLRQHCPCAACTDEWTGELRLKPDDVPLLIMLQDVQPVGRYAFQFTWSDGHDTGIYSYAFLRRHCQCDICQPVKVEAPKSRRLL